Part of the Sylvia atricapilla isolate bSylAtr1 chromosome 1, bSylAtr1.pri, whole genome shotgun sequence genome, TCCTGAATCCCACTACCTCCATGCCGCATCCAGTGTCCTGTATCCCTGCATCCCCTATCCCACATCCATATCCTGCATCCTACTGCCTTCATCCCACATCTCCTGTCTTGTATCTGTTCATCCTGCACCCCACCTTCTGTATCCCATATTTCATCTCCTGTATCCCATATCCctcctcctgcatcccacacCCATATTTTGGATCCAACTACCTGCATCCcaattcccacagcagcagcagcacccctgggcAATGCAAACCCACTCAAACCTAAGGAATTCGGGATAAAATCCCAGCTGTGGTCCTGTACGTGTTATGCAGGGGGGTTTTCCATtcctggattttgggaaggacCTCACTTCCTTCTGAGTTCAGGGTTGACATCAGTAGAAATGGGATGTACCGGCTAGGGGAAGGCTggaaaaaagctggaaaaaattccAGCCTTCAGGATGAGCCGTGCAGTGCCAAAGCCATGATCTCATGGCAGAGCTCTGTTCTACCAAGGTGATAAATGgagacagatttattttatataaatatgtttttatataaCATGGGCAGTGTAGTGTTTGtgccccagggatgtgggaatATTGAGGAGGAAGCCAGGCACGGAGCATGGAAAGCAGAGAATGTGCAAAACTCCAACTCTGGCTGAGCTGAAATATAAAGATCCACTCGAGCCAAAAAATTCCAGCTCCAAACCgagcccaggctctgctcacagTGGCTCAGCCCCGAGCTCGGAGCCAAATCCAAGGTTTTCTTTTGTCCAGGATTAATTTGGCTGACATCCGAATTAATTCCTGCTTTTAATGTGAACATTACCCCAAattcctccctgcccagcagcccaACCTTTTTCCACCCCAGGACTGGGGTTCTCACCTTTCGGAGACATCAGGATTTGTAGGGATTTCATGATTTGTGGGGAACACCGGAGCGGTTTTTGGGACAAACCTTTGGGGTGGGAGCATCAATAACTGCAGAGGAAGGAGTGAGGGACACTTTGGAGATGCTGCATTGATCCTCTTCTTGTGGTTTTCTGCCCGTTTCCAGCGATCCCGAAAATTCCTGCTTGGAGGTGGCACGGAGCACCCTGCACTGCTCCAAGGGGAATTTTCCAGGGGCCGTGACCGATCCCGAGCATCCATGGATAAGgtgctccagggcactgctgtgtttggggGTGAGCAGCCCCCAGAATCACCCCTCTGGCCCATGGAAAACCCATGAGCTGGGAAGCCGGAGGAATTCCATCCATTTCCCAGCTCAGTGATGCCCACGGGCTTTCAGTGGGCAAGTAAAGCTTGGAAATGGGGTTAAGGAGATCTGCAAGAGGGGGAACATGAAGAGGACCCCCAGGGcttgtccccgtgtccccatcccaagTGTCAggcagcccttggagcatcctTTTGGATTGTCACccctggaaaaggctgaggatggagctgaGGATGCAGGAGATGCCCAGGATGAGCGGAGGGACTGCAGATCCTCACAGGAAGGAGGGTGTGGTGGCCCGAGGTCCAGCTGCAACCCCATGCAGAcccccaaaaaagcagcaggaagatggagaaggaggctccagccctgctgagggatCAGGAAAAACGAGGGAAAAGCCCTGAAACCAGGTCAGAGTGACCCCAAATGCCACACGTCCTCCTGCAGCAGACGTGGTGGCACCCGCAGTCCTGCGGCACACGGGTGACACACGACGCTGTCCCGtcacatccccatcccaaaacaTGTGCCAACACGCTTGGAATGCACACACATGATCCTGCAAAATATTGCAGCCACCCCAAAAAAACGCTGCAAGCCCAAGCAGGGACCACCCAGACACCCCCTAGAGCCCTGGGTGCAGAGAGGGCTCAGCCCCAAAAAGGAGACAAGTCATAAACCAGCCAAATTTAGGCTTAAAGTCACTTTAGTTTTTATTATTCATTCAGCAAAGCCAAATCCCAGAGAGCCGGGAGCTTCAGGAGCATGGAAAAAGTCAGGATGATGGGGCAGAAGGGTGCAATTCCACCCCCAAATCTCCCAGAAGAACTGTGGGATTGGGTCCCCCATAGCGGACCAACATTAATGGGTGGCAGCAACACCCTGTGTCCTGCTCCAGCTATTCAGGGATTTCAAGGAgggtttgggggaaaaaaaatcagtggggaactaaaaaaaataaatcatagtGGCACAAGGAATTGAAGATCCTTTTGGGATTAAGAGGAAAGGATAATACCTGGATTGCCAAAATAATCTGGGATTTTCCAGAGGTTGTTgcaccccaaaataaaaccaaaggaGAAGGCAAAGGGGAAAATTTGGAATCCtaaattgctgcttttgctcTGCCATGGAAGCGGGGAAAGGATTCCGGAGCAGGAGACGACCACAGTCACTGGGCTGGGTCCTGGGGTGAGACCCCATGGGACAGCGctcccccaaaaccccagagcCCCCAAAGTCAGCTCTGCTTCCCCAACCAGCCTCAGGGAAAAGGGGCAATGACCCCCAGGATGTGCCCACAGGGAATGTGGATCACAGGAAGATCCAGGAGTGAGAATTTAGACTGCGGGGACTGAGATCCCCAGGCTGGTTTGGAGAAGGTACCAGCCTCAAATACCTTTTCCTCCCCAGATTCTTACTTGATCATGATGAGGCAGCTGGATGTGTTTCCCTACTcccaaaaaaaagggaaagagaaagggataCTGGGAGGAAAATTAGGGAATAACCCACCAGGAAGCTGTGATTCACCTCCAAAAAATTCGAGGACACGATGTCCCGCGAGCGGCTCTGCGggttaattttatttagagCCAGGTTTGCAAAGTTTTCCCTggatttaaataaatacaggaataaGGGGTGAATCCCCCACCTTCCAAACCCCCTTTTTGTCCAACCCCGGGACAAATGTCCCTCTTTGCATCCCAGCTGCCATCCCAAAATTCAAGTCAGATATTGAGCTGAGCTCAGGCTGCTCAAAAACCCTCTGGTCACACAACAAGACACcaaaaagctgggaaaaaagatgaagaaaaagggGAGTGAGGTCTGGGGGTGCAGAAAAGGCAAGACAAGAGGGTTGTGGAGTCGCAGGCACCCCAAAAATCCCGGGAAAAGCCAAGAGGTTACACGAGCACTGCAGAGATTTAtggaagcagcaggacagaacaTGCCACAGCTTGGGGACCTGCCACGGCTGAGCCTGGGCAAAAATACAGGACAGAAAATACacctaaatattaaaaaaaatcacataaaatagCCAAAAAATATGCTGGACCAAGGGCTGTGTTGGAATTTGTCCCGCTGAGTCCGGGAAAAGCCGCAGCCGCGCTTGGGGTTTGCggcaaagggagaaaaatccttaaaaacagtcccaaaaaaccaccaaaatctCAGTAAAATACCAGCCCAAAAGCTAGGATCAGGGAAGGTATGGGCTCGGTTTGTTAAGGGGtcctattttaatttaaaaactcaagAGGGAGAAgccaaaagaggaaagaaaaaaaatcctttattacCGTTGAAAATCAAGCCAGCGGCTCATTGGGACGGTGTCGGACAAGCTGGAACCAAACTGGATCCGGTGactttccagcagctgcagggacgAAGGTCTCCAGGACCCTCCAGCcgggaaagaaaaccaaaaacacccagaacccggctggaaaaaaaaaaaacaaaacaaagcaggaaaagtgaaaagCCAGAGTTCAACGGGGCAGAGGCGACGCTCAACACCGGACTTATCTCAGCGGGAGCTTGGGGAAGGTTTTGCATCAGCACCGGGAATTAAAGGGAAGAATaaacaacccccaaacaaaaccccgATGCTGCGAGACCCCCCCCAAAAGTTGAGAGAAAACCCGACCCAGGCTCTAGTTGAATATAAGTTTTTATCTTGATGCAACATCATTAAAACCGTCACAAATCGAAACAACAGGTCGTTAAAAACACTTCGCACGATCAGTCCCTAAAATGCACCAGGCTCCCAAGCTCGCTTTGTCCGCAGGacccttttgttttttccccccaaaatttgtttttttaaattttttttctccttttttaaataagcaactcgtttaaaaaaaaacaaacaaacaaacccgCCCCGCTCCTCCGCGCAGGATCGGTCCCGCTTTCGCTCCAACGATTGCACAAATTCttaatcctctttttttttttcctcgtttCCACAACAAATAATGTGCATTTTCTTGCcgtctgttttttcttttttttttttttttttatccaaacATCGAGGTTAAAATAAGATTTTCCGTTTCCCGAGGGTTAATAAATAAATCTGGTGCATAGTGAGATAGCAGCCAACCGTTTGCAGTCCATATATTACTATATTGCCTTTCAGGTCACCCTAAAATTGTTacctcttcccctccctcccctccccactATTTTTAAGAGCATAGATAATTTTAAATCTCTATAAAACAGTATTATTTCACCCAATCGATTCCTGTATATAGTGCATTCGGCTTCTTTCCCAACATCGTTAAATTAACTCGGATATTATTTGCATGCTATTACATACAAACTTTTTAAGACTcgtgtaatttttttttctcttttctaaaggattttagggtttttttgttggtttttcttttttttgttcgTTTTCTTTTTCTCGTAAATCACCAAGCAAAATATAggctcaaggaaaaaaaaaaataaaaggaaaaaaaaaaggcaaaaacgAACTAATTTTCTACAATATTTACAAGGGTGAATAAGTTAAATGTGGCTCAGGTTCGCCGGCCGGGAATGGGGAGGTGGGCGgaggggccgggcagggcgcAGCGCTGCCGGGGACCCCCCCGGCCGATCCGTGGGGATCCCTCGAAGAGTAAAAATCCCAATGGAAGGGAAAACCCGCAGGAAAAGGTGGGGAGAAGCCCACCTGGATGGAGCTGATGCTCCCGGGAAGGGGGGCGGGCGGCCGTACACGTCCCGCATGCAGGGCTGCCCCCCACTCCCCCACCCCGGGACCCCCCACCCCGAGTCCCGAtgggtgggagggaaggagttCAACTTCCCCTCCTCAAAATTTAAGTGGGGACTtcataatattattatttttttctttttttcctatttttttttttttaacataagcgGCGGGTTTGCTCTTCCCcgcatgaggaaaaaaaaaaaaccaaaaaaaggggatcccaccccatcccaccagcCCGGCTCACATGAAGAAGTCAGCGGTGGCTTTCGGGGCGGCGGATGGGGAGGGCTCCCTCGGGAAGCCCCGGCCGGCCAACTTCTCgtatttttctttgtacagATCCCTTTCCTTGGCCAAGCGGGTCACCTCCTGCTTGAGCTGCTCCACCTGGCTCTGCAGTTGGCATTTCTCGTTCTCCAAGATGTGCCGCTGCTGGACCCGCTTGTAGCGGCAGGATTGAGCGTAGCCCCGGTTCTTCAAGGTCCTCCTCTTCTGCTTGAGGCGGATCACCTCCTCCTTGCTGAAGCCCCGCAGCTGCCGGTTCAGCTCCCGCACGGACATACTCACCAGCTGATCGTCGGAGAACCGGTCCTCCAGGCGTaggtggtgatgatgatgatggtgatggcCGGGATGGTGATGCGCGGCCGGCGGCAGCTCCTCGCCCCCGAAGGGTTGAGGTCGGAAGGGCTCGTACCCttggtggtgatgatgatgatggtgaggGGCACCGATCAACGCCTCCACCGCGTCCTCCGGCGTCAGGTTGAGAGCTTCGGGGTTGAGGTGATGCTGGTAACCCGACATCCAGtacagctcctccagctgctgtttggAGCCCAGGGAAGCGGCGGTGGTAGCcggggggccgggggccggTTGCCCGCCGGGGCTGGGAGCGCAGAAGCTGGGCGAGGAAGGCACGGAGGAGCAGGGCGTGCTGAGCGGGGTGGACGACAGGGACCCGGCGGGCAGACGGTGGCACAGCCGCTCCGCCTCCGCCGGCTCTTTCTTCACCTCGAACTTCATCAGGTCGAAATCGTTCACGTACTCGATGGCGAGGGGGCTGGTGGGCAGCTCCCCGCTCATGGCCAGCTCCGAGGCCATCTCAGTCCATGGAGGGACCGGGGGGGCAGCCCCCGGGCACCGCCGCTCACCGAGGGTCCCGCGGGCTCCGGGAGCCTCCTCCGAGCGGGCTCCGCCGCAAGCGGCTGCCCAGACCGGGCTCCGGGACGCTCCGATGGGGCTTTGCCGTGGGTTTCAGCGGGGCTCCGGGGCCCTCGGACGGAGATCTGCTGCCGGGACCCTCCGGCGGGGCTCCGCTGCGGGGCTCAGCCGCGCTCCGGGAACTCCCGACGGGACTTTGCGGTGGGATTCAGCCGGGCTACGGGACCTTCTGACGGACCTTTGCGGTGGCGTTCAGCGGGGCTCCGGGACGCTCCGACCGGGATCCGCTGCGGGGCTCAGTGGGGGCTCCGGGACGCTGCGATGGGATTTTGCGGGGAAGGTTCAGCGGCGTCCGAGATGGGGCTCTGCTGCGGGGCTCAGCCGGGCTCCGGGACCCTCCGTCGGGGCTCTGCTGCGGGGCTCAGCCGGGCTCCGGTGCTCGCCTCCGACGGGACTTTGCGGCGCGGTTCAGCCGGGCTCCGGGATCCCCAGCCGGGGCTCCGCTGTGGATCAGCCACCTCTGTCCGTCGGGGCTTAGCTCCGCTCCGCAgccgggctgtgctgctgggctccGCTCCTTAGCCGAGCTCCGGGACCCTCCTCCGGCCGCCACGGCTCTGCGCTCGGGCCGGGCGGGCTCCGCCGCTGCCTGCGGCCGGTTCCCAATGGCGAGGAGCGGGCAGCGCCCTGCCCGCCCCTTCCTGCCTCCCCTGGCACCTGCCCCGGCCCCACCTCCCCGGGCTCCGAgccttctcctgcctcctcctgctgccggGACACAGCGCCCCGGGGGCGGGGgccgctccctgcccgccccTACCCGCGaccggcgccgccgccgccggcagcTCAATGGAACTCGCAGCCTTTTATACCGGGAAAAGGCGGCACGGCCCCGCCTACCGAGGCGGGGCTAAGCTCTCTCAGCCTATCAGCACCCCGACAGCCCGCTTAGATTTGCATATCCCCATGGCAACGCCCCCGGGGCAGCTGTCAATCTCCGGAGGCGGGGGGAATGCTCCGGGTACCCCCTGGATCCTCTCGGCTCCCGCATCCCAACGTGGGGCTTCGTGTCACACCCTCCGCCCTGGACTGAGCGTGGAGTGGGGAGAAACGTTCTAAAAATCCTGATTTCCTACTCCAAAAATaggaaatgtcaaaaaaaaaaagagttgctGAGCCTAAATCGGGTTTGGTGCCACCTCGCTGAGGGACCACGGCATCGGAATGcggccccttccctccctctggtgcagcccaggatcCTTCCCGGAGCACTTCCATCATTGCAGAAAGTCAGATAAATATAATTTCGGGGATTTTGCGGGGTTTTCCATAAGCTATTGGCGGTCAGGGGGCAGCCACGTgcacctctgtgctccagcGCTGCCTCTGGTTCCGGAGGTGCCATCCACACCTGACACACGAACGGGAGTGTCACCAGCTGGAGGACCAGGAATGCCATCCCAGCACCTGGAAAAGTTGTCACTGGCACACAGAGGCAGCTGAtcagggggttttgggggtgctCATGCCGCCCCTGGATGAGGGCCTGGCTGGGATCAGGCCGTGCTGCTCCATCCGCAACCTCccggctgctgcagcctggaaggAACGGGactgggaaactgaggcacggagcAGTCGCCGTGGAGTGGTCCCACCTAATCCCAGGGGATGAGCAGCTTCATCCCACAGAGGCCGGCAGCAGCCACCCACTCACCCCCTCGGGGTCCAGGCTCGTCACCCGCAGGACATCCTGGATCCCACTGCATCCCAACCCGGCTGCATCCCACCCTATTGTATCGCCCTCATCCAGCCAATGGCTGCGCGGGGACTTGGGGACAGCAGACAATCCTCTCCACGGCTACTAACTGATCCTTTAGATGTGGGGACAAATTAGTGCAAAAAAAGGGTGAGTTTTGAGGATGAACATATTTGTCCCACTGCAACTCCACCAGTTTAAATCCCACATTATTGCTTTTGCTCGATCCAGCCTCTGGGGAGGGTCCATCTTTCAGCTGCTGATTGAGTCAGAGCAGGGGGGCATTTATTCCCCTTGGGAAGGGACATGGATGCAGGCAAAGCCCTGAACATGACCCCCCATTCCCAGGCGATCCTGGATGTTATCCATATTGAACACAGACATCCCATTTTGGAGCCCCCCAAACCTGGGCACGACTTGAGGGAGGCAGCAAAGAAAtggacaacaaaaaaaaaaacctttttgtgggctgggctggttttaaccttttttttttttttttttttttttttcttcatcgTGTCACCCTAAATCCATCATCATTCCACCGGCGTAGCAGGATACCGGGATCCTGCACTGGGAAAAGATGGGGTACCACCTCCCTTCCTCTGGCACCACGttcctccccagagctgctccacctTGGGGGCACCTGGcccccaccagcagctgccaccagagctgggacaggagccaCCAAGGGATTAGGACCGGGCCGGGCTC contains:
- the MAFA gene encoding transcription factor MafA: MASELAMSGELPTSPLAIEYVNDFDLMKFEVKKEPAEAERLCHRLPAGSLSSTPLSTPCSSVPSSPSFCAPSPGGQPAPGPPATTAASLGSKQQLEELYWMSGYQHHLNPEALNLTPEDAVEALIGAPHHHHHHHQGYEPFRPQPFGGEELPPAAHHHPGHHHHHHHHLRLEDRFSDDQLVSMSVRELNRQLRGFSKEEVIRLKQKRRTLKNRGYAQSCRYKRVQQRHILENEKCQLQSQVEQLKQEVTRLAKERDLYKEKYEKLAGRGFPREPSPSAAPKATADFFM